The following are encoded together in the Notolabrus celidotus isolate fNotCel1 chromosome 9, fNotCel1.pri, whole genome shotgun sequence genome:
- the rtn4r gene encoding reticulon-4 receptor, giving the protein MKTVIIDGGRLLFLVMWLNLVPQTDSCPAKCVCYSEPRPTVACQQQGLFSIPTEIPVRSQRIFLQSNKLTVVRSTSFSSCHNLTVLWLYSNNISYIEAGAFYGLEKLEELDIGDNSNLRTISPTAFRGLTKLHTLHLHRCGLSELPVGVFRGMFSLQYLYLQDNNILTLHDDTFLDLANLTYLYLHNNKIKIVTDNMFRGLINLDRLLLHQNRVIFVQPRAFTDLGKLKSLFLFFNNLTVLSGETMDPLVTLQYLRLNGNQWICDCRARTLWDWFKRFKGSSSELECNVPEFLAGKDLKRLKSEDLEGCVETPQIQTNLFSKAQSGKFPSTENPLGDTIPRCCLGDNDKSSILSGKSRQITNNPLKEKENMSKTKYKEPERTKNETQNKQNDGPLGTLSNTLDTSLENLDPDLTDNMESSTASNKKKKKCSKKPKSDAHCIKARGANLQVLRSLVIPMIWISLAMS; this is encoded by the coding sequence GGGGGCGACTCCTGTTTCTGGTGATGTGGCTGAACCTTGTGCCTCAAACTGACAGCTGCCCTGCCAAGTGTGTGTGCTACAGTGAGCCCAGGCCCACTGTGGCCTGCCAACAACAAGGACTGTTTTCAATTCCTACTGAGATCCCTGTGCGGAGCCAGAGGATATTCCTCCAGAGCAACAAGCTAACAGTGGTGAGATCCACCAGCTTTAGCTCATGTCACAACCTCACCGTTCTCTGGCTGTACTCCAACAACATCAGCTACATTGAAGCCGGAGCCTTCTACGGCTTGGAGAAGCTGGAGGAACTGGACATTGGAGACAACAGCAATTTGCGCACCATTAGCCCTACAGCCTTTCGGGGCTTAACTAAGCTGCATACCCTCCACCTGCACAGGTGTGGCCTGTCAGAGCTCCCTGTTGGAGTTTTCCGAGGAATGTTTTCCCTACAGTACCTTTACCTGCAGGACAATAACATTCTGACCCTGCATGATGACACTTTTCTGGACCTCGCCAACCTCACCTATCTCTACCTGCACAATAACAAGATCAAGATAGTAACAGACAACATGTTTCGAGGCTTAATCAATCTGGACCGGCTGCTTCTGCACCAGAACCGTGTTATCTTTGTCCAACCAAGGGCTTTCACTGATCTGGGTAAGCTGAAATCCCTGTTCTTGTTCTTCAACAATCTTACTGTGCTGTCAGGAGAGACCATGGACCCTCTGGTGACTCTGCAGTATTTGCGATTAAATGGGAACCAATGGATCTGTGACTGCCGGGCGAGGACCTTGTGGGACTGGTTCAAACGGTTCAAGGGTTCCAGCTCTGAGTTGGAGTGCAATGTCCCCGAGTTCCTGGCAGGAAAGGACCTGAAACGGCTGAAGAGTGAAGACCTGGAGGGGTGTGTGGAAACACCTCAAATCCAGACCAATCTTTTCAGCAAGGCTCAGTCCGGGAAGTTCCCTTCCACTGAAAATCCTCTCGGGGACACCATTCCCAGGTGTTGCCTTGGAGATAACGACAAGTCCTCCATACTGTCTGGCAAGAGCCGCCAAATCACCAACAACCCTctaaaggagaaggagaacatgTCTAAGACTAAATACAAGGAGCCGGAACGAACGAAAAATGAGACCCAAAACAAGCAGAATGATGGACCACTTGGAACCTTGTCCAACACACTGGACACGTCTCTGGAAAACCTAGACCCTGACCTTACAGACAATATGGAATCATCTACAGcgtcaaacaaaaagaaaaagaagtgttCCAAAAAGCCCAAATCAGACGCCCACTGCATCAAAGCCCGGGGTGCTAACTTGCAAGTGCTGCGCTCTCTTGTCATTCCCATGATCTGGATATCTCTAGCCATGTCTTAG